ACCTGTCCGTAAGGGAGTTTCATATCCGGCTTATCGGTTGATTCGGTGTCGAAGTCGTGGTTTAGCCCGCAAAATACAAAGGCTACATCCGACTTCTTAGCTAGCGCAACCGCTTCGTCGATAAGCACCCAATCAACCTTATTGTAGTCTACGGTACCCTTTGCTACCTCCTCGAACGATTTCGATTGTTTGGCATACCCTTGCGCAAATGCTAGGTTTACAGCAGTTCCAAACTTCCTCTGCAACGCTTCGAAAGGAGTAACCTCATATAGGGCCTTAATCTCTGAACTTAACCCACCATTGGAGTGCTTACGCGTTGCATTATCGCCGATAACGGCAACCGATTTTAAGTTCGTAAAATCGAAAGGAAGCGTACCTCCATCGTTTTTGAGCAGCACGATAGACTCGCATGCGGTGTTATAGGCAACCTGCTGATGCTCCTTCGTATTAAAAGCACCATGAGCCCTAGCATTGGGTTCGAGCACCTTAGTGCGAAGTATTACCCTAAGAATATTAGCCACCTTTTCGTTAACGGTAGCCTCCGAGACCTCGCCTCTTTTAACGGCATCCACCAAGGGTTTGGCGAAGTACCACTGGTTGTAATCCTTAATCTCGGTTCCCATTTCGAGGTCTAGACCTGCGTTGGCAGCCTTTACGGTAGAGTGCACGGCATCCCAGTCGCTCATGAACACACCTTTAAAACCCAATTCGTCGCGAAGAACGGTACGCCCTAGGTAGCTGTTTTCCGAGCACCAATCGCCTCTAAACTTATTATAGGCACACATTACCGTTAGCGCATCGCCATCCTGAATGGCAGCCTTAAAGGCTGGAAGATATATCTCGCGGAAGGCACGCTCGCTCATGCTAACGTCAACGGTCCCCCTATTGATCTCTTGGTTATTTGCGGCGTAATGCTTAATGCTTGCAGCAACATCTTTAGATTGAAGCCCCTTTACGTAAGGGACTGCCATTTGAGCATTCAGGTAAGGATCTTCGCTTAGATATTCGAAATTACGGCCACAAAGTGGCGTTCTAATAATGTTCATTCCAGGACCAAGCAGAACATCTTTACCCCTAGCTCGGGCTTCCTCACCTAGCGCCTGTCCGCGCACAAACGCAATATCCCTATTCCACGTTGCCGCCAAAGCAGTACCTGTAGGCATGTAGGTCGACGAATCGTCCGTTTGTCCGGTGTAGTTCCAGTTGTCCCTATTGATCTCGGCACGTACACCATGAGGGCCGTCAGAGAGAGTCCACTCAGGAATCCCCAAGCGCTTAATTGCCCCAATGCGAAACTTAGAGTTGGCATGCAGAAGCGTACACTTCTCCTCCAGCGTCATTTTAGAGAGCAGCTGCTTAATTTTAGCCTCATCCTTAGCCGGCAGACCTGTACCCTGCCCGCTTGTAGCACTACCAGCACAGATTATGCAGGTAGCCATCAGCAAAACTTTTCTAGTTAACTTCATAAAAATCACTTTGCAAGTATTTGAACTTCGGCATCCATCAAGCCAACAGATGCCGCCTTAAGTATAATCGTTCCTTTTACCCCATTGGCATGAATAACAGCCAAACATTTTCCATGAAAAGCCGTAATCGACGATGCCTTTAAAGACTCTAAATAGGTTGGGCTACCGTTGTCAACCCCCGCAATTCCACCCTCGCCCCGAATGGAAAATGAAACGAGATTATTGGCGTTGGGGCATTCGTTGCCATCCTTATCCTGAACCGAAACGCTCACAAACGAAAGATCCTTTCCATCGGCTAGGATAGTTTTTCTATCAGCCTGTAGAACAATCTTTGCAGGAGTTCCGGCTGTTTTACGAATATCAGTCTTCACAACCTTTCCATTTTTTAGCGATACCGCTTTAAGCACGCCTGGCTCAAAAGGGACCCGCCACATTACGTGCAAGTCGTCGTTCAACTTACGCTTAACACCAAGCGAGCGCCCATTAAGGAACAGCTCCACCTCGTCGGCATTGTTGTAGTAAGCCCAAACATCCACCAGCTGCCCTGGGGCCCAATTCCAATGAGGGAAAAGATGCAGCACCGTGCTATTTGTCCACTCGCTCTGATACATGTAGTATACATCTTTGGGGAAACCAGCAAGGTCAACAACTCCAAAGTAGGAGCTACGGGCTGGCCATGGATAAGGCGTAGGCTCGCCAAGGTAGTCAAAGCCCGTCCAAATAAACTGTCCCGATAGGAATTCGTTCT
This window of the uncultured Acetobacteroides sp. genome carries:
- a CDS encoding glycoside hydrolase family 3 C-terminal domain-containing protein, whose protein sequence is MKLTRKVLLMATCIICAGSATSGQGTGLPAKDEAKIKQLLSKMTLEEKCTLLHANSKFRIGAIKRLGIPEWTLSDGPHGVRAEINRDNWNYTGQTDDSSTYMPTGTALAATWNRDIAFVRGQALGEEARARGKDVLLGPGMNIIRTPLCGRNFEYLSEDPYLNAQMAVPYVKGLQSKDVAASIKHYAANNQEINRGTVDVSMSERAFREIYLPAFKAAIQDGDALTVMCAYNKFRGDWCSENSYLGRTVLRDELGFKGVFMSDWDAVHSTVKAANAGLDLEMGTEIKDYNQWYFAKPLVDAVKRGEVSEATVNEKVANILRVILRTKVLEPNARAHGAFNTKEHQQVAYNTACESIVLLKNDGGTLPFDFTNLKSVAVIGDNATRKHSNGGLSSEIKALYEVTPFEALQRKFGTAVNLAFAQGYAKQSKSFEEVAKGTVDYNKVDWVLIDEAVALAKKSDVAFVFCGLNHDFDTESTDKPDMKLPYGQVKLIQEVAKVNPRTVVVIIAGSPVELAGIDNRVPAILWGWYNGMEGGNAIADVLSGKVNPSGKMPFTLPVSLEQSPAHALGNFPGRNLKVNYEEDILVGYRWFDTKNITPEYPFGYGLSYTQFKYDSLKVDRPAYSKDDVVKVSFTLKNTGKVAGAEVAQLYMSQPKASVLRPVKELKGFKKVWLQPGQEKRVELKVKVSDLAYYNEQSKSWIVESGRFEFLLGASSRDIRQQVLFNVR